A window from Myxococcus fulvus encodes these proteins:
- a CDS encoding chemotaxis protein CheA, with protein MSPPSKALAEFVAEATEILEALGKDLLVLDERRGQEADPERVNGIFRAAHSLKGLAGLFGQERISRLAHGTEDLLDRLRLGKLLLDDAVLDTLIEALDAFQSLLAETARGSETDGLSRRVEGMAERLIRLGEAPVARDEDPLERLELEAQVRSVFTEYEEHRLRENVRRGVALWRVRAAFDLSDFDKGLADLNTRLKPLGEVISTLPSARPGGAHGIAFDLIFGTHVSVTELESGLSGTPAELAPLNVRPVGVPATAHSAEVLARVVEPPSIVVEPPGTRPEGSGVAPPATKRGGKKRGAKGTAEGRQPSLPLTEQGYGVVRGDGGREDAGSHPMGQGAGGAPSTSLAGASPMVQGAGGLNPPGQVPGMHPMGHGVGGVNPSAVPPTGVIPPGFVPPVDPGLAAGARGPGAPSAAWSATVASSGAFPSGLRSSPATSPGGGPLPQGGSGTTGPSLVTYLQGPGGRAPVRAVSTSAEAPVSAPPTTVAATAPEPSLRSLTQTVRVDIGKLDGLINMVGELLLIKANLQRLAESARQDGVVPLSKLFGQELARETRGLERKLEALQEGLLEARMVPVGQVFDKLARLVRRITREAGKEIDFVISGGEVELDKLIVEELSDPLMHLIRNAIDHGVESPDARLAAGKSRRAVVALRAVQKGNHVVIEVSDDGAGIDELRVREVALTRGLITFAQAEEMGRRELLNLIFLPGFSTARSVSELSGRGVGLDVVKNNLGNLSGIIDVWSERGKGTAFHLTLPVTLAIIRALVVGVSARTYAVPLNSVLEILSVQPREIRTVERREVLDLRGQTLPFVRLSRLFGLPERPVSRYFVVVVGLAQERLGIAVDELHGQQDIVTKPLGGRLQSVRGISGATDLGNRTPVLVLDVGALLEDGLALERRRA; from the coding sequence GTGAGTCCCCCGAGCAAGGCCCTGGCCGAGTTCGTGGCCGAGGCGACCGAGATTCTCGAGGCGCTGGGCAAGGACCTGCTGGTGCTGGACGAGCGGCGCGGCCAGGAGGCGGACCCGGAGCGGGTCAACGGCATCTTCCGCGCGGCGCACTCGCTCAAGGGCCTGGCGGGGCTGTTCGGTCAGGAGCGCATCTCCCGGCTGGCGCATGGGACGGAGGACCTGCTCGACCGGCTGCGGCTGGGCAAGCTGCTGTTGGACGACGCGGTGCTCGACACGTTGATTGAAGCGCTGGATGCGTTCCAGTCGCTGCTGGCGGAGACGGCGCGGGGTTCGGAGACGGACGGGCTGAGCCGGCGCGTGGAGGGCATGGCGGAGCGGTTGATCCGCCTGGGCGAGGCGCCTGTCGCTCGGGACGAGGATCCGCTGGAGCGGCTGGAGCTGGAAGCGCAGGTGCGCTCGGTCTTCACCGAGTACGAGGAGCACCGGCTCCGGGAGAACGTGCGGCGGGGCGTGGCGCTGTGGCGCGTGCGCGCGGCGTTCGACCTGTCGGACTTCGACAAGGGGCTGGCGGACCTGAACACGCGCCTCAAGCCGCTGGGCGAGGTCATCAGCACGCTGCCGTCCGCGCGGCCGGGTGGGGCGCATGGCATCGCGTTCGACCTCATCTTCGGCACGCACGTGTCGGTGACGGAGCTGGAGTCCGGGCTGAGTGGGACGCCCGCGGAGCTGGCGCCCCTCAACGTGCGGCCCGTGGGCGTGCCCGCGACGGCGCACTCGGCGGAGGTGCTGGCGCGGGTGGTGGAGCCACCCTCCATCGTCGTGGAGCCACCGGGCACGCGTCCCGAGGGTTCAGGGGTAGCGCCGCCCGCGACGAAGCGCGGTGGGAAGAAGCGCGGCGCGAAGGGGACGGCGGAAGGGCGACAGCCGTCGCTGCCGCTCACGGAGCAAGGTTATGGGGTGGTGCGAGGGGACGGCGGGCGGGAGGACGCGGGCTCGCACCCGATGGGGCAGGGCGCTGGTGGCGCCCCCTCCACGTCCCTGGCGGGCGCATCTCCGATGGTGCAGGGCGCCGGAGGCCTGAATCCCCCGGGGCAGGTGCCGGGCATGCATCCGATGGGGCATGGTGTTGGAGGTGTGAATCCCTCGGCGGTGCCTCCCACGGGTGTGATTCCCCCTGGCTTCGTTCCTCCCGTGGACCCGGGACTCGCGGCTGGGGCGCGCGGCCCCGGGGCCCCCTCCGCCGCATGGAGCGCGACCGTCGCGAGCTCGGGCGCATTCCCCTCGGGTCTGCGCTCCTCCCCGGCCACGAGCCCGGGCGGCGGACCGTTGCCCCAGGGGGGCTCGGGCACCACCGGGCCGTCGCTCGTGACGTACCTCCAGGGCCCCGGAGGCCGTGCTCCCGTGCGCGCGGTGTCGACCTCCGCCGAGGCCCCGGTCTCGGCACCTCCGACAACCGTGGCCGCCACCGCGCCGGAGCCGTCGCTGCGCTCATTGACGCAGACGGTGCGCGTCGACATCGGCAAGCTGGATGGCCTCATCAACATGGTGGGCGAGCTCCTGCTCATCAAGGCCAACCTCCAGCGGCTCGCAGAGTCCGCGCGGCAGGATGGCGTGGTGCCCCTGTCGAAGCTGTTCGGTCAGGAGCTGGCGCGCGAGACGCGAGGCCTGGAGCGCAAGCTGGAGGCGCTCCAGGAGGGCCTGCTCGAGGCGCGCATGGTCCCCGTGGGCCAGGTCTTCGACAAGCTGGCCCGCCTCGTGCGTCGCATCACCCGTGAGGCGGGCAAGGAGATCGACTTCGTCATCAGCGGCGGCGAGGTGGAGCTCGACAAGCTCATCGTCGAGGAGCTGAGCGACCCGCTCATGCACCTCATCCGCAACGCCATCGACCACGGCGTGGAGTCGCCCGACGCGCGACTGGCCGCGGGCAAATCCCGCCGCGCGGTGGTGGCGCTGCGCGCGGTGCAGAAGGGCAACCACGTCGTCATCGAGGTGAGCGACGACGGCGCGGGCATCGACGAGCTGCGCGTACGCGAGGTGGCGCTGACCCGCGGCCTCATCACCTTCGCGCAGGCCGAGGAGATGGGCCGCCGCGAGCTGCTCAACCTCATCTTCCTGCCCGGCTTCTCCACCGCGCGCAGCGTGTCCGAGCTGTCCGGCCGCGGCGTGGGCCTGGACGTGGTGAAGAACAACCTGGGCAACCTCTCAGGCATCATCGACGTGTGGAGCGAGCGCGGGAAGGGCACCGCCTTCCACCTGACGCTGCCCGTCACGCTGGCCATCATCCGCGCGCTGGTCGTGGGCGTGAGCGCGCGCACGTACGCGGTTCCCCTCAACAGCGTGCTCGAAATCCTCTCCGTGCAGCCCCGTGAGATTCGCACCGTGGAGCGGCGCGAGGTGCTGGACCTGCGCGGACAGACGCTCCCCTTCGTTCGCCTGTCACGCCTGTTCGGCCTGCCCGAGCGGCCGGTGAGCCGCTACTTCGTGGTGGTGGTGGGCCTGGCGCAGGAGCGGCTGGGCATCGCCGTGGACGAGCTGCACGGGCAGCAGGACATCGTCACCAAGCCCCTGGGCGGCCGGCTGCAATCGGTCCGGGGCATCTCCGGCGCCACGGACCTGGGAAACCGGACTCCCGTGCTGGTGCTGGATGTCGGCGCGCTGCTGGAAGATGGGCTGGCCCTGGAGCGAAGGCGGGCCTGA
- a CDS encoding chemotaxis protein CheW yields MSRFAELLDDFFFRPDEDVSGLQDFAAGSDGVASVTPEEVPEEYLAFRLEGESYAVPIRAVREIAKVPPLTEIPRAEPQLLGVLNLRGELLPAYDIKVRLGLAERAPLVAGPDAPVPPRDARILVLRTQTGPAGVWVDSVSGVVKLKPSMLEPPPPSLRLGDRDCVVAIGRRGPSLFILLDPEQALAS; encoded by the coding sequence GTGTCCCGGTTCGCCGAACTGCTCGACGACTTCTTCTTCCGTCCGGACGAGGACGTCAGCGGGCTGCAGGACTTCGCCGCCGGCAGCGACGGCGTGGCCTCCGTCACGCCCGAGGAGGTCCCCGAGGAGTACCTCGCCTTCCGTCTGGAGGGAGAGTCCTACGCGGTGCCCATCCGCGCGGTGCGGGAGATCGCCAAGGTGCCGCCGCTGACGGAGATTCCCAGAGCGGAGCCCCAACTGCTCGGCGTGCTGAACCTGCGCGGCGAGCTGCTGCCCGCGTACGACATCAAGGTGCGCCTGGGGCTCGCGGAGCGAGCGCCCCTGGTCGCCGGTCCCGATGCGCCCGTGCCTCCGCGAGACGCACGCATCCTCGTGCTGCGCACGCAGACGGGGCCCGCGGGCGTCTGGGTGGACAGCGTCAGCGGCGTGGTGAAGCTCAAGCCCTCCATGCTGGAGCCGCCACCGCCGAGCCTCCGACTCGGAGACCGGGACTGCGTGGTGGCCATCGGCCGACGCGGGCCCTCGCTGTTCATCCTCCTGGACCCCGAACAGGCGCTGGCGTCATGA
- a CDS encoding chemotaxis protein CheW: protein MKDSVNLLAHHPSGVPEAPAGHPDSPVQLCAFFVGEDEYALDIQRVEEVLPLQRVTPIPHAPSFVEGVLHLRGVILPVVDLRKRLQGQPSVESRKARLLVCRLGARRVAVKVERVAEVLRARRGDIKPAPALTVAGRSPFVVGVCGPPDRLRLLLDLKALLRAELEREAVRPAR from the coding sequence ATGAAGGACTCCGTCAACCTGCTGGCGCATCATCCTTCCGGCGTGCCCGAGGCGCCCGCAGGACATCCGGACTCGCCGGTGCAGCTGTGCGCGTTCTTCGTCGGAGAGGACGAGTACGCGCTCGACATCCAGCGCGTGGAGGAGGTGCTCCCGCTCCAGCGTGTGACGCCCATCCCCCACGCGCCCTCGTTCGTGGAAGGCGTGCTGCACCTGCGCGGCGTCATCCTGCCGGTGGTGGACCTGCGCAAGAGGTTGCAGGGGCAGCCCTCGGTGGAGTCACGCAAGGCGCGGCTGTTGGTCTGCAGGCTGGGCGCGCGGCGCGTGGCGGTGAAGGTGGAGCGCGTGGCGGAGGTGCTGCGCGCGCGGCGGGGGGATATCAAGCCCGCGCCCGCGTTGACGGTGGCGGGGCGCTCGCCCTTCGTCGTGGGGGTGTGCGGTCCCCCGGACCGGTTGCGACTGTTGCTGGACTTGAAGGCGCTGTTGCGCGCGGAGCTGGAGCGCGAAGCGGTTCGTCCGGCGCGATGA
- a CDS encoding HEAT repeat domain-containing protein — protein sequence MSHLPVFPAEEERYRALQELDPRAEGILDVLVTGLHDESWRVRHAAATGLQRLTPPEQVASRLVAVLGERGETGARNAAAEALAGLGPAALAPLVKLLGHVDPDQRKFAADILGQLGLGAAELPLVQALEDPDLNVRVAVSEALGRVGGEHAARALSRLLGDAEPLLRLAALEGLALLRRPPPLPVVVALLDDAKLRRSAFRVLGLIPQVAATERLCQGLSSDSRSIREAALAALGTQASLVEASRRCELETVILAALRRLPDAVSRLEQALEAEDVAVRSGALLAVAALGEASLAVRVAEVAREDRLLRDVLGTLGQLGSEGGRLLLAAMADLSAPARAAAAEALVDLVDPGSVTPLCALLEWAEDDLRGVVVRALGRTRSPEAASPLVDLLRDPVTAGAATRALGVLAGSCRAAVLSALEEAVARRATPVAVTALGRVGGAPALPSLRALARDVDPRWRAAAVEVAGEVDGGVGRELARAALADEASPVRAAGARAMGRLGGADAGALLRSALQDEDASVRRAAVEAVGESGAVDRVPELERLVRHPDGALAVAAVRALSRLGRVEAKVLREASGHPDEEVVKAVLSAGAVSREGVTLAVSLLEHPHWDVRAAAARVLGDSGGPECLEPARRVLEAEPDALARQALADAVERLSRR from the coding sequence ATGAGCCACCTGCCCGTCTTCCCCGCGGAGGAGGAGCGCTACCGCGCGCTCCAGGAGCTGGACCCGCGAGCAGAGGGCATCCTCGACGTGCTCGTCACCGGCTTGCACGACGAGAGCTGGCGCGTGCGGCACGCGGCGGCGACGGGCCTGCAGCGGCTGACGCCCCCCGAGCAGGTGGCCTCCCGGCTCGTCGCCGTGCTGGGCGAGCGGGGGGAGACGGGCGCGCGCAACGCCGCGGCGGAGGCCCTCGCCGGGCTGGGCCCAGCCGCGCTCGCGCCGCTGGTGAAGCTCTTGGGCCACGTGGACCCGGACCAGCGCAAGTTCGCCGCGGACATCCTCGGGCAGCTGGGGCTCGGCGCCGCGGAGCTGCCGCTCGTCCAGGCGCTGGAGGACCCGGACCTGAACGTGCGCGTGGCCGTGTCGGAGGCGCTGGGACGCGTGGGCGGGGAGCACGCGGCGCGCGCGTTGTCGCGGCTGCTCGGCGACGCGGAGCCGCTCCTGCGCCTGGCCGCGCTGGAGGGACTGGCGCTCCTGCGTCGTCCGCCGCCCCTGCCCGTGGTGGTGGCGCTGCTGGACGACGCGAAGCTGCGGCGCAGCGCCTTCCGGGTGCTGGGCCTCATCCCCCAGGTGGCCGCCACGGAGCGGCTGTGTCAGGGCCTGTCGTCGGACTCGCGCTCGATTCGCGAGGCCGCCCTGGCGGCGCTGGGCACGCAGGCCTCGCTGGTGGAGGCGTCGCGGCGCTGTGAGCTGGAGACCGTCATCCTCGCGGCGCTCCGACGCTTGCCGGACGCGGTGTCGCGGCTGGAGCAGGCGCTGGAGGCGGAGGACGTGGCGGTGCGCTCCGGCGCGCTGCTCGCGGTGGCGGCCTTGGGCGAGGCGTCGCTCGCGGTGCGGGTGGCGGAGGTCGCCCGCGAGGACCGGCTGCTGCGGGATGTGCTGGGCACGCTGGGGCAGCTGGGTTCGGAAGGTGGCCGGCTCCTGCTCGCGGCGATGGCGGACCTGTCCGCGCCGGCGAGGGCCGCGGCGGCCGAGGCGCTGGTGGACCTGGTGGACCCCGGCTCCGTCACGCCGCTGTGCGCGCTGTTGGAGTGGGCGGAGGATGACTTGCGCGGGGTGGTGGTGCGGGCGTTGGGTCGGACCCGCTCGCCGGAGGCGGCCAGCCCGCTGGTGGACCTGCTGCGGGACCCGGTGACGGCGGGCGCGGCGACGCGGGCCCTGGGCGTGCTCGCGGGGAGCTGCCGCGCGGCGGTGCTGTCGGCGCTGGAGGAGGCGGTGGCGCGTCGGGCCACCCCCGTGGCGGTGACGGCGCTGGGGCGCGTGGGAGGCGCGCCCGCGCTGCCGTCGCTGCGTGCGCTCGCGCGGGATGTCGACCCGCGCTGGCGAGCCGCGGCGGTGGAGGTGGCCGGAGAGGTGGATGGCGGGGTCGGTCGGGAGCTGGCGCGCGCGGCGCTCGCGGACGAGGCCTCGCCCGTGCGGGCGGCGGGGGCTCGCGCCATGGGCCGGTTGGGGGGCGCGGATGCGGGGGCGCTCTTGCGCTCCGCGCTCCAGGACGAGGACGCCTCCGTGCGGCGGGCCGCGGTGGAGGCGGTGGGGGAGAGCGGCGCGGTGGACCGCGTGCCGGAGCTGGAGCGACTGGTGCGTCATCCGGACGGCGCGCTGGCGGTGGCCGCGGTGCGGGCGCTGTCGAGGCTGGGCCGGGTGGAGGCGAAGGTGTTGCGGGAGGCGTCGGGGCATCCCGACGAGGAGGTGGTGAAGGCGGTGTTGTCCGCGGGTGCGGTGTCGCGCGAGGGCGTGACTCTGGCGGTATCCTTGCTGGAGCATCCCCACTGGGATGTGCGCGCGGCGGCGGCGCGAGTGCTGGGGGACTCGGGAGGGCCGGAGTGCCTGGAGCCGGCCCGGCGGGTGCTGGAGGCGGAGCCGGACGCGCTGGCTCGACAGGCACTGGCGGACGCGGTGGAGCGCTTGTCGCGGCGCTGA
- a CDS encoding CheR family methyltransferase, with product MARFDDSRPEMTAEEFRLLRDHVYSHCGILVHEDMKFVMERRLWPRLETLGVPDFSAYHRYLRYDANRHAELEAAVESLTTHETYFFREPSQLKAFREELLPVLEKRNARTKRLRLWSAGCSSGEEAYTLAMVLKDEPRFEGWDVEVYGSDISRRVLTMARRAEYGPSALRATSADLLERFFVPAGNTKVRVRDDVRAMVSFGHHNLLDEAGSQLVMKMDAVFCRNVMIYFDQSARRKVLRILRDRLVPGGYLLLGHSENLLNLGADFELVHLRGDLVYRRPELPGLAGGEVR from the coding sequence GTGGCTCGCTTCGACGACAGTCGGCCGGAGATGACCGCGGAGGAGTTCCGGCTCCTGCGCGACCACGTGTATTCGCACTGCGGCATCCTCGTGCACGAGGACATGAAGTTCGTGATGGAGCGGCGGCTGTGGCCCCGCCTGGAGACGCTGGGCGTCCCGGACTTCAGCGCCTACCACCGCTACCTGCGCTACGACGCCAACCGGCACGCGGAGCTGGAGGCCGCCGTCGAGTCGCTCACCACGCACGAGACGTACTTCTTCCGCGAGCCCTCGCAGCTCAAGGCCTTCCGGGAGGAGCTGCTGCCCGTGCTCGAGAAGCGCAACGCGCGCACGAAGCGGCTGCGCCTGTGGTCCGCGGGGTGCTCCTCCGGCGAGGAGGCGTACACGCTGGCGATGGTCCTCAAGGACGAGCCCCGCTTCGAGGGCTGGGACGTGGAGGTGTACGGCTCCGACATCTCGCGGCGCGTGCTGACGATGGCGCGCCGCGCGGAGTATGGCCCGTCCGCGCTGCGCGCCACGTCCGCGGACCTGCTGGAGCGCTTCTTCGTCCCCGCGGGCAACACCAAGGTGCGCGTGCGCGACGATGTCCGCGCCATGGTGTCCTTCGGCCACCACAACCTGCTGGACGAGGCCGGCAGCCAGCTGGTGATGAAGATGGACGCGGTGTTCTGCCGCAACGTGATGATCTACTTCGACCAGTCCGCGCGCAGGAAGGTGCTGCGAATCCTGCGAGACAGGCTGGTGCCCGGGGGCTACCTGCTCCTGGGGCACTCCGAGAACCTGCTCAACCTGGGCGCTGACTTCGAGCTGGTGCACCTGCGCGGAGACCTGGTGTACCGCAGGCCCGAGCTGCCGGGGCTCGCGGGCGGTGAGGTCCGATGA
- a CDS encoding protein-glutamate methylesterase/protein-glutamine glutaminase codes for MSERGTVSVLVIDDSAHNRHTLTTLLESAPDVRVLDRAADGEEGLKKVLELKPDVVTLDLEMPKLGGYTFLRLLMRTAPTPVIVISSYAHRSDVFKALELGAFDFIAKPARGTSEELESLRVELLDKVRAALHVRPGQRHVSPGARALAVAGELPLVVAIGASTGGPPAVQRVLEGLAAEPTPCVLVSQHMPAQFTRAFADRLDRIGPFTVTEASEGDVVQPGHVYIAPGGRHLVVVDRGTRLELHTPPPTPVDKYAPSVDRLFTSVAQVLGPRALAVVLTGMGADGALGAREVQRAGGEVWAESEETAVVYGMPGEAVATGAVKRVLRLGEIGPALASLARRRR; via the coding sequence ATGAGCGAGCGGGGCACGGTCTCGGTGCTCGTCATCGACGACTCCGCGCACAACCGGCACACGCTCACCACGCTGCTGGAGTCCGCGCCGGACGTGCGCGTGCTGGACCGCGCGGCCGACGGCGAGGAGGGCCTCAAGAAGGTCCTGGAGCTCAAGCCGGACGTGGTGACGTTGGACCTGGAGATGCCGAAGCTGGGCGGCTACACGTTCCTGCGGCTGCTCATGCGCACGGCGCCCACGCCCGTCATCGTCATCTCCAGCTACGCGCACCGCTCGGATGTCTTCAAGGCGCTGGAGCTGGGCGCGTTCGACTTCATCGCCAAGCCCGCGCGCGGCACGTCCGAGGAGCTGGAGTCGCTGCGCGTGGAGCTGCTCGACAAGGTGCGCGCGGCCCTGCACGTGCGGCCGGGACAGCGCCACGTGTCGCCCGGCGCGCGCGCGCTGGCGGTGGCGGGCGAGCTGCCCCTGGTGGTGGCCATCGGCGCGTCCACGGGAGGACCTCCCGCGGTGCAGCGCGTGCTGGAGGGGCTGGCCGCGGAGCCGACGCCGTGCGTGCTGGTGAGCCAGCACATGCCCGCGCAGTTCACCCGGGCCTTCGCGGACCGGCTGGACAGGATTGGCCCCTTCACCGTGACGGAGGCGAGCGAGGGGGACGTGGTGCAGCCCGGGCATGTGTACATCGCGCCCGGAGGCCGGCACCTGGTGGTGGTGGACCGGGGCACGCGTCTGGAGCTGCACACGCCCCCGCCGACGCCCGTGGACAAGTACGCGCCGAGCGTGGACCGGCTCTTCACCAGCGTGGCGCAGGTGCTGGGCCCGCGCGCGCTGGCGGTGGTGCTGACGGGCATGGGGGCGGACGGGGCGCTGGGCGCGCGCGAGGTGCAGCGCGCGGGGGGCGAGGTCTGGGCGGAGTCGGAGGAGACCGCGGTGGTGTACGGCATGCCGGGCGAGGCGGTGGCGACGGGGGCGGTGAAGCGGGTGCTGCGACTGGGGGAAATCGGACCCGCGCTCGCCTCGCTGGCCCGTCGTCGACGGTGA
- a CDS encoding response regulator encodes MTQQIRALVVDDSQAMRRSIMYALQRISGMVCTEAQDGAEGLKKLTQGRFDLVLTDINMPLMDGLKLIHHIRQATDHRGVPIVVITTEGAAADRERALALGASAYLVKPVQAKVVMDTVKDLLKLA; translated from the coding sequence ATGACGCAGCAGATTCGAGCCCTCGTCGTCGACGACTCGCAGGCGATGCGACGCAGCATCATGTACGCGTTGCAGCGCATCAGCGGGATGGTCTGCACCGAGGCGCAGGACGGCGCCGAGGGCCTCAAGAAGCTGACCCAGGGCCGCTTCGACCTGGTGCTCACGGACATCAACATGCCGTTGATGGACGGGCTGAAGCTCATCCACCACATCCGTCAGGCCACGGACCATCGCGGCGTGCCCATCGTCGTCATCACGACGGAAGGCGCGGCGGCGGACCGGGAGCGGGCGCTGGCGCTGGGCGCCAGTGCGTACCTGGTGAAGCCCGTGCAGGCCAAGGTGGTGATGGACACCGTCAAGGACCTGCTGAAGCTGGCCTGA
- a CDS encoding ABC transporter ATP-binding protein yields the protein MDFVLRVAGLEKRYGAVTAVQGLHFNVAPGEVLGLVGPNGAGKTSTLRCLAGILPPSAGKVIVAGYDLGKDAVEAKRELAFLPDEPRFFDYLTVWEHLNFTARLYGVEDWEARGRALLEEMELTGKEKALPGELSRGMKQKLSIACGFLHSPRLILLDEPLTGLDPIGIRRMKDSLRRRAEEGAALVLSSHLLPLVEELCHRLLVIAGGRAMALGSLEEIRARLSGPDAGSASLEDLFVRITSGAGSEMPRP from the coding sequence ATGGACTTCGTCCTGCGGGTGGCGGGCCTGGAGAAGCGCTACGGCGCGGTGACGGCCGTGCAGGGCCTGCACTTCAACGTGGCGCCCGGCGAGGTGCTGGGCCTGGTGGGCCCCAACGGCGCGGGGAAGACGTCCACGCTGCGCTGCCTCGCCGGCATCCTCCCGCCCTCGGCGGGCAAGGTCATCGTGGCGGGGTACGATTTGGGCAAGGACGCGGTGGAGGCCAAGCGCGAGCTGGCCTTCCTGCCCGACGAGCCGCGCTTCTTCGACTACCTCACGGTGTGGGAGCACCTGAACTTCACGGCGCGGCTCTACGGCGTGGAGGACTGGGAGGCGCGGGGCCGCGCGCTCCTGGAGGAGATGGAGCTGACGGGCAAGGAGAAGGCGCTGCCCGGCGAGCTGTCGCGCGGCATGAAGCAGAAGCTGTCCATCGCCTGCGGCTTCCTGCACTCGCCCCGGCTCATCCTGCTCGACGAGCCGCTCACGGGGCTGGACCCCATCGGCATCCGGCGCATGAAGGACTCGCTGCGTCGGCGCGCGGAGGAGGGCGCGGCGCTGGTGTTGTCCTCGCACCTGCTGCCGCTGGTGGAGGAGCTGTGCCACCGGCTGCTGGTGATTGCCGGAGGGCGGGCCATGGCGCTCGGCAGCCTGGAGGAGATTCGCGCGCGGCTGAGTGGACCGGACGCGGGCAGCGCGTCGCTCGAGGACCTCTTCGTGCGCATCACCAGCGGCGCGGGCTCGGAGATGCCCAGGCCGTGA
- a CDS encoding putative ABC exporter domain-containing protein, with product MSFPGAVLFLWLASTRNRLRLQVLRLRKPRYLVGAAVGLFYIYSLFLRRLDFTGPVAAVPPGVRLFAELSLVGSVLVTLFSAWALGPDRPSLTFTETEVVQLFPAPVTRRSLLHYKLARGAMGAAVGALFATLFVGRVVSPEPALFFTGAFLSLGTLYLHGIAASFMRTRWAGRGRRGQVERWVGVGLVLAAVVMVVFSTLETYPFPRTVGTPGALRHWVEAVVASPGLSAVLWPGRLLVAPSLARDASAFWSALPPVVVLAVAHYVWVRLAEVPFEETAVTQAEARVREQSQRLSGTLVRKGGLGARKAPFRLSARGRPEVALIWKNLITRKRMAGGVWTVMAPLLLAAVIVSVMGESNVFTDTRRVVGPMATLLAVMMTVVGPSAFRMDLRMDLPKLDLLRALPLAGWQVVGAELAASALVVTSLQLGLLAVGLVCGPGAEDDWLMTYWWPGGLALAALLPSVALAGLFVQNGAVVLFPAWVPADRVGSARGIEALGQRLLTLVGSLVVSLLGLVPAALVGSLVAFVAWSSLDLWALPLAGLAAAAVLLTEVGLGVLWLGRAFEHLDVSEDRPE from the coding sequence GTGAGCTTCCCGGGCGCGGTGCTCTTCCTCTGGCTTGCGTCCACGCGCAACCGCCTGCGGCTCCAGGTGCTGCGGCTGCGCAAGCCCCGCTACCTCGTGGGCGCGGCGGTGGGCCTGTTCTACATCTACTCGCTCTTCCTGCGCCGGCTGGACTTCACGGGACCCGTGGCCGCGGTGCCTCCGGGCGTGAGGTTGTTCGCGGAGCTGTCGCTGGTGGGCTCGGTGCTCGTCACGCTGTTCTCCGCGTGGGCGCTGGGGCCGGACCGGCCCTCGCTGACCTTCACGGAGACGGAGGTGGTGCAGCTCTTCCCCGCGCCCGTCACCCGGCGCTCGCTGTTGCACTACAAGCTCGCCCGAGGCGCGATGGGCGCGGCGGTGGGCGCGCTGTTCGCCACGTTGTTCGTCGGCCGGGTGGTGAGCCCGGAGCCCGCGCTCTTCTTCACCGGGGCCTTCCTGTCGCTCGGCACGCTGTACCTGCACGGCATCGCGGCGTCCTTCATGCGCACGCGCTGGGCGGGCCGGGGACGGCGCGGACAGGTGGAGCGCTGGGTGGGGGTGGGGCTGGTGCTCGCCGCGGTGGTGATGGTGGTGTTCTCCACGCTGGAGACGTACCCGTTCCCCAGGACGGTGGGGACGCCGGGGGCGCTGCGCCACTGGGTGGAGGCCGTGGTGGCCTCGCCGGGGCTGAGCGCGGTGCTGTGGCCTGGCAGGCTCCTGGTGGCGCCGTCCCTCGCGCGCGACGCGTCGGCCTTCTGGAGCGCGCTGCCGCCCGTGGTGGTGCTGGCCGTGGCGCACTACGTCTGGGTGCGGCTGGCGGAGGTGCCCTTCGAGGAGACGGCGGTGACGCAGGCCGAGGCGCGCGTGCGTGAGCAGTCCCAGCGACTGTCCGGGACGCTCGTGCGCAAGGGCGGGCTGGGCGCTCGCAAGGCGCCCTTCCGCTTGTCGGCGCGGGGGCGTCCCGAGGTGGCGCTCATCTGGAAGAACCTCATCACCCGCAAGCGGATGGCGGGCGGAGTGTGGACGGTGATGGCGCCGCTGCTGCTCGCCGCCGTCATCGTGTCGGTGATGGGCGAGTCGAACGTGTTCACCGACACACGTCGCGTGGTGGGGCCCATGGCCACGCTGTTGGCGGTGATGATGACGGTGGTGGGGCCGAGCGCGTTCCGCATGGACCTGCGCATGGACCTGCCGAAATTGGACCTGCTGCGCGCGTTGCCGCTCGCGGGCTGGCAGGTGGTGGGCGCGGAGCTGGCGGCGTCGGCGCTGGTGGTCACCAGCCTTCAACTGGGGCTGCTCGCGGTGGGCCTCGTCTGCGGCCCGGGCGCCGAGGACGACTGGCTCATGACGTACTGGTGGCCAGGGGGACTGGCGCTGGCGGCGCTGTTGCCCTCGGTGGCGCTGGCGGGGCTGTTCGTCCAGAACGGCGCGGTGGTGCTGTTCCCCGCGTGGGTGCCGGCGGACCGGGTGGGCAGCGCGCGCGGTATCGAGGCGCTGGGCCAGCGCCTGCTGACGCTGGTGGGCTCGCTGGTGGTGTCCCTGCTGGGGCTGGTGCCCGCGGCGCTGGTGGGCTCGCTGGTGGCCTTCGTGGCCTGGAGCTCGCTGGACCTCTGGGCGCTGCCGCTGGCGGGGCTGGCGGCGGCGGCCGTGCTGCTGACGGAGGTGGGGCTGGGCGTGCTCTGGCTGGGCCGCGCTTTCGAACACCTGGACGTCTCCGAGGACCGGCCGGAGTAG